Proteins from a genomic interval of Lolium perenne isolate Kyuss_39 chromosome 1, Kyuss_2.0, whole genome shotgun sequence:
- the LOC139835748 gene encoding uncharacterized protein encodes MDGNNQIVPLAFAFVESENTESWLWFFRQLKISIVKDKPNVCILHDRHAGILKAIKTLKEPGQETPWIDIESRWCMRHLGANFYTQFRKKDLMNVFKRLCIQNQQWKYNFLHTKLQELTKKQVVERKAARDANIAAHMQAVAAGTTAVQAPVYEAPQGLCDLPGFDPPGTRRRQGRQIKNFEQWIEHEPTERWSLLHDTHGARYGVMTTNLAESYNFVLRGNRALPLTAIVEGIFMGTVKYYRERREKARMHMLNKPATPYCSKIMEYMHKKKEKAKHLPVVQIGNVERRFEVRLPTDRFGCGNPQRTHDVKIGNDERPTCECTCNKPKLLHLPCSHVLAVCGVLGMSEISFVSPYYLKEAVLNTWTGELEGFRSMGNFNTVNPGERRYIPNPTLLRTAIGRRPSQRIRNDMDESEAGGPMRQCFLCNQFGHWDSNCTTFGTGPAGRGQRGTRGRRGRGRN; translated from the coding sequence ATGGACGGAAACAATCAAATCGTGCCACTCGCTTTTGCTTTCGTGGAGAGTGAGAACACCGAAAGCTGGTTATGGTTTTTCAGGCAGTTGAAGATTTCAATTGTAAAGGACAAGCCGAATGTTTGCATCCTTCATGACAGGCATGCAGGTATACTGAAAGCTATTAAGACACTGAAAGAGCCTGGGCAAGAAACTCCATGGATTGACATTGAGAGCCGTTGGTGCATGCGCCACCTGGGGGCCAATTTTTACACACAATTCAGGAAAAAGGACCTTATGAATGTCTTCAAGAGGCTGTGCATCCAGAACCAGCAGTGGAAGTATAATTTTTTGCATACCAAACTGCAGGAGTTGACGAAGAAACAAGTTGTGGAGAGGAAAGCAGCTCGAGATGCAAACATAGCAGCACATATGCAGGCCGTTGCAGCAGGAACAACAGCGGTACAAGCACCAGTTTATGAGGCACCCCAAGGTCTGTGCGACTTGCCCGGATTTGACCCGCCCGGAACAAGGAGAAGGCAGGGAAGGCAGATTAAAAACTTTGAGCAGTGGATAGAGCATGAGCCTACAGAGAGGTGGTCTTTGTTGCACGATACACATGGAGCTAGATACGGTGTCATGACAACCAACCTCGCAGAGTCGTATAACTTTGTGCTGAGAGGCAATAGAGCTTTGCCACTTACAGCTATAGTAGAGGGTATTTTCATGGGCACAGTTAAATATTACAGAGAGAGACGTGAGAAGGCTCGGATGCACATGCTGAACAAACCAGCCACTCCATATTGTTCGAAGATTATGGAGTACATGCATAAGAAGAAGGAGAAAGCTAAGCATCTCCCTGTTGTTCAAATTGGTAATGTGGAAAGAAGGTTCGAAGTACGCTTACCTACAGATAGGTTCGGGTGTGGGAATCCGCAGCGAACGCATGATGTGAAAATTGGCAATGATGAAAGGCCAACTTGCGAGTGCACATGCAACAAACCAAAGTTGCTTCATCTTCCTTGCTCACATGTGTTAGCTGTTTGTGGTGTCCTGGGGATGTCGGAAATCTCGTTCGTCTCTCCGTATTATCTTAAGGAGGCCGTGCTCAACACATGGACCGGTGAGCTGGAAGGATTTCGGTCAATGGGAAATTTCAACACTGTAAACCCTGGTGAAAGGCGATATATCCCAAACCCAACGCTACTGAGGACAGCCATCGGTAGACGGCCATCGCAGCGCATCcggaatgatatggatgaatctgaAGCTGGAGGGCCAATGAGACAATGTTTCCTATGCAATCAATTTGGCCATTGGGACAGTAATTGTACAACCTTCGGCACTGGCCCAGCAGGAAGGGGGCAGCGAGGCACAAGGGGACGTCGCGGGAGGGGAAGAAACTAG